In the genome of Triticum urartu cultivar G1812 chromosome 5, Tu2.1, whole genome shotgun sequence, one region contains:
- the LOC125509604 gene encoding isoamylase 3, chloroplastic: MDSAASTNRSPLRPAAAATARRSSSSVPPALPNRVAASRLGVAPGCGGGQFGKAQRFRSVRSTSVGAQTGNAGRIVTEERESAMAGTEVPLKYSSGKASPLGVSQVESGLNFAIFSQNASSVTLCIKLPERGTKDEESEKVVEFALDCQKNKTGDIWHVSVEGLPTSGVLYGYRVNGPQGWEQGHRFDSNIILLDPYAKLVSGRNYFGVDNGKPSQPFGTYDFDSSPFDWGADYQLPNLPETDLVIYEMNVRAFTADESSGLDAAVRGSYLGFIDKIPHLLELGVNAVELLPVFEFDELELKRYPNPRDHMVNTWGYSTINFFAPMTRYASAGGGPLAASRELKQMVKALHKAGIEVILDVVYNHTNEADDANPYVTSFRGIDNKVYYMLDPKNNSQLLNFSGCGNTLNCNHPVVMELVLDSLRHWVTEYHIDGFRFDLASVLCRGPDGSPLDAPPLIREIAKDSVLSRCKIIAEPWDCGGLYLVGRFPNWDRWAEWNGKYRDDLRRFIKGDPGMKGVLATRVSGSADLYQVNQRKPHHGVNFIIAHDGFTLCDLVSYNLKHNDANGEGGRDGCNDNFSWNCGVEGETNDSNVLALRSRQMKNFHVALMISQGTPMMLMGDEYGHTRYGNNNSYGHDTCINNFQWGQLAERRYGHFRFFSEMIKFRQNHPILKRDRFLSKNDVTWHEDCWDNLESKFLAFTIHDHNSGGDIYLAFNAHDYSVDAVIPPAPQHKHWNRVVDTNLESPNDIAPEGVPLTGSGYRIAPFSSILLKASP; encoded by the exons ATGGATTCGGCGGCCTCTACAAATCGCTCCCCGctgcgccccgccgccgccgccaccgcgcgccGAAGCAGCAGCTCCGTCCCCCCCGCGCTTCCGAACCG TGTGGCAGCGAGCAGGCTTGGGGTCGCGCCCGGGTGCGGAGGAGGGCAATTCGGAAAG GCACAGCGATTTAGGTCCGTGCGGAGTACCTCGGTGGGAGCTCAGACTGGTAATGCTGGGAGAATTGTGACCGAG GAAAGGGAAAGCGCAATGGCGGGTACCGAAGTGCCCTTGAAATATTCTTCCGGCAAAGCATCCCCTCTAGGAGTGTCGCAGGTTGAAAGTGGTCTCAACTTCGCGATTTTCTCTCAAAATGCTTCTTCTGTCACCCTCTGCATCAAGCTTCCTGAGAG AGGAACCAAGGATGAAGAAAGTGAAAAAGTTGTGGAGTTTGCTTTAGATTGCCAGAAGAACAAAACTGGAGATATATGGCATGTGTCGGTGGAG GGGTTGCCCACTTCTGGAGTTCTTTACGGATATCGTGTTAATGGTCCTCAAGGATGGGAACAAGGCCATAGGTTTGATAGCAACATTATTCTTCTTGACCCTTACGCGAAACTAGTTTCTGGTCGAAATTACTTTGGGGTTGATAACGGGAAGCCCAGCCAGCCTTTTGGAACATATGATTTTGATAGCTCTCCTTTTGACTGGGGTGCTGATTACCAGCTTCCAAATTTGCCTGAG ACAGATCTAGTTATATATGAAATGAACGTTCGCGCTTTCACTGCGGATGAGTCAAGTGGGCTTGATGCAGCTGTTCGCGGAAGCTACCTAGGATTCATCGACAAA ATCCCGCATTTGCTTGAACTCGGAGTTAATGCAGTGGAGTTGCTACCTGTTTTTGAGTTTGATGAGCTGGAGTTGAAGAGGTACCCTAACCCAAGGGACCACATG GTCAATACATGGGGTTATTCTACAATCAATTTTTTTGCTCCCATGACCCGCTATGCAAGTGCTGGTGGTGGACCATTGGCTGCTTCCAGAGAGCTCAAGCAGATGGTCAAGGCATTGCATAAAGCTGGTATAGAG GTTATTCTGGATGTCGTTTACAACCATACAAATGAAGCAGATGACGCTAATCCTTATGTTACTTCTTTTCGTGGCATCGACAACAAG GTTTATTACATGTTAGATCCGAAGAACAACTCTCAACTGCTGAACTTCTCGGGATGCG GGAATACACTAAACTGCAACCATCCTGTGGTCATGGAACTCGTACTCGACAGCTTGAGACATTG GGTTACGGAGTATCACATAGATGGGTTTCGGTTTGACCTTGCAAGTGTCCTTTGCCGTGGACCAGATGGCAGTCCTCTTGATGCTCCTCCACTCATCAGG GAAATTGCCAAAGATTCTGTGTTATCTCGATGCAAGATAATTGCTGAACCTTGGGATTGTGGAGGTCTTTATCTAGTAGGGCGTTTCCCTAATTGGGACAG GTGGGCTGAATGGAATGGAAAGTACAGAGACGATCTTCGAAGGTTCATCAAG GGTGACCCTGGTATGAAGGGGGTGTTGGCAACTCGTGTGTCTGGATCTGCTGATCTCTACCAG GTGAACCAGCGGAAGCCTCATCATGGTGTGAACTTTATAATAGCACATGATGGGTTCACCTTATGTGACCTTGTTTCATACAACTTAAAG CACAACGACGCTAATGGAGAAGGTGGACGTGATGGATGCAATGATAATTTTAGCTGGAACTGTGGTGTTGAAG GAGAAACAAATGATTCAAATGTATTAGCTCTGCGTTCGAGACAAATGAAGAACTTCCATGTGGCATTAATGATTTCTCAA GGCACCCCGATGATGTTGATGGGAGATGAATATGGTCATACACGTTATGGAAACAATAATAGCTATGGACATGATACCTGCATAAATAATTTCCAGTGGGGACAG TTGGCGGAAAGAAGATATGGCCATTTCAGGTTTTTCTCAGAGATGATTAAGTTTCGTCAGAACCACCCAATACTGAAACGGGACAGGTTTCTCAGTAAA AATGATGTCACTTGGCACGAGGATTGTTGGGATAACCTGGAAAGCAAATTCTTGGCATTCAC